The genomic stretch GGTATAATTATGTAATCTTCTCAATTAGGGGGGCTTTTGTAGCAATAACAGCAATGCCTAAAACATTTATTCCCTTCTTTTGTAGCAACTTTGTTACTTCTTTGGCTGTTGTTCCTGTGGTATAAATATCATCAATCAGCAGAATTGGTGTTTGAGGGGGGTGTTTTTGGAATGATGAATCTAACTCAAATGCTTGCTTAATATTTTCTTGTCTTTGCTGTGGGTTTAAGCCAAACATGGCTTCTGTTGCACGAATTCTAATTAATCCCTTAACTTTTAAAGGATATTTCGTAATTTGACAAAATCCTTTAGCCATCATTTCAGCTTGGTTAAATCCTCTTTCTTTCTGTTTTTGTGAATGAAGGGGAATAGGTATCACAATGGGTTTTATATTAGTTTTAATTAATCCTAACTCTTGCCAAGTTTCCCCTAACCAATAGCCAAAAAGTTCGCCAATTTGAGGATGTTTATCATACTTTAACGTAGCGATCGCTTTTTTCAATTTACCATCATATTTTCCCCAAGCCAAGAAAGGTAAATCTCCTTGCCAAAATTGACGAGGATTTTTAAACTGATAGCTTTTAACTTGTCGAGAACAGTCACGACAAATCTGATCTTCTGTGGGTCGCTTACATAAAGGACAGTTATCTTTGAGAAACAAAGACAGGAAACTTTTTAACATTAAATAAGGGAGTGAGAAATTGAAAAAAAGTTTGAGGAAGTAACTGAGTGGGGGATTTTAGGTGAACAAATCCCTTACTTCCTCGTCTTACAGAGTAGG from Aphanothece sacrum FPU1 encodes the following:
- a CDS encoding ComF family protein, with product MLKSFLSLFLKDNCPLCKRPTEDQICRDCSRQVKSYQFKNPRQFWQGDLPFLAWGKYDGKLKKAIATLKYDKHPQIGELFGYWLGETWQELGLIKTNIKPIVIPIPLHSQKQKERGFNQAEMMAKGFCQITKYPLKVKGLIRIRATEAMFGLNPQQRQENIKQAFELDSSFQKHPPQTPILLIDDIYTTGTTAKEVTKLLQKKGINVLGIAVIATKAPLIEKIT